One stretch of Cedecea neteri DNA includes these proteins:
- a CDS encoding nucleoside permease, with protein MKRTTISLSFMMFIEWFIWGAWFVPLWLFLNKSGFTAGEIGWSYACTAIAAILSPILVGSLTDRFFAAQKVLALLMFVGAGLMYLAAQQTEFVYFFPLLLAYSLTYMPTIALTNSIAFSNVDDVERDFPRIRVMGTIGWIASGIVCGFLPQMMGFSDISPTNVPLLITAISSVVLGVFAFFLPDTPPKSTGKLSLKVMLGLDALVLLKDKNFLVFFFCSFLFAMPLAFYYIFANGYLTEVGMHNATGWMTLGQFSEIFFMLALPFFTKRFGIKKVLLLGLVTAAIRYGFFVYGDASHLFTYGLLFLGILLHGVSYDFYYVTAYIYVDKKSPVYMRTAAQGLITLCCQGFGSLLGYSLGGKMMEKMFAYSSPVNGQTFNWTGMWGFGAIMIAVIAVLFMVFFRESDKEIATIAVAGDESEKVLKEA; from the coding sequence ATGAAACGTACAACGATTAGCCTTTCGTTCATGATGTTTATCGAATGGTTTATCTGGGGCGCCTGGTTTGTGCCCCTGTGGCTGTTCCTCAACAAAAGTGGTTTTACCGCCGGTGAAATCGGCTGGTCCTACGCCTGCACCGCCATCGCTGCTATTTTGTCGCCTATCCTGGTTGGCTCGCTGACCGACCGCTTCTTTGCCGCCCAGAAAGTGCTGGCGCTGCTGATGTTCGTCGGCGCCGGGCTGATGTATCTGGCCGCGCAGCAAACGGAGTTTGTCTACTTCTTCCCGTTGCTGCTGGCCTACTCGCTGACCTATATGCCGACCATTGCGCTCACCAACAGCATCGCGTTTTCCAACGTTGACGACGTGGAACGTGACTTCCCGCGTATTCGCGTGATGGGCACCATCGGCTGGATTGCCTCAGGGATCGTGTGCGGTTTCCTGCCACAGATGATGGGCTTCAGCGATATTTCTCCGACCAACGTGCCGCTGTTGATTACCGCTATCAGCTCGGTTGTTTTAGGCGTGTTCGCCTTCTTCTTGCCAGATACGCCGCCAAAAAGTACCGGTAAATTAAGCCTGAAGGTGATGCTGGGCCTCGACGCGCTGGTGCTGCTCAAAGACAAAAATTTCCTGGTCTTCTTCTTCTGTTCGTTCCTGTTTGCTATGCCGCTGGCGTTTTACTACATCTTTGCCAACGGCTACCTGACCGAAGTCGGCATGCACAACGCCACCGGCTGGATGACCCTCGGCCAGTTCTCCGAAATCTTCTTTATGCTGGCGCTGCCGTTCTTCACCAAGCGTTTTGGTATTAAAAAGGTCTTACTGCTTGGTCTGGTCACGGCGGCCATTCGCTACGGCTTCTTTGTTTACGGCGACGCGTCACACCTGTTCACCTACGGCCTGCTGTTCCTCGGCATCCTGCTGCACGGCGTGAGCTACGACTTCTACTACGTCACCGCCTACATTTACGTAGACAAGAAATCACCGGTGTATATGCGTACCGCGGCGCAGGGGCTGATCACCCTTTGCTGCCAGGGCTTCGGTAGTCTGCTGGGCTACAGCCTCGGCGGCAAAATGATGGAAAAAATGTTTGCTTACTCCTCGCCGGTGAACGGCCAGACCTTTAACTGGACGGGGATGTGGGGCTTTGGCGCAATAATGATTGCCGTTATCGCCGTGCTGTTCATGGTCTTCTTCCGCGAGTCGGACAAAGAGATTGCTACCATCGCCGTTGCCGGGGATGAATCTGAAAAAGTATTGAAGGAAGCGTAA
- the yegQ gene encoding tRNA 5-hydroxyuridine modification protein YegQ — translation MFKPELLSPAGTLKNMRYAFAYGADAVYAGQPRYSLRVRNNEFNHENLQLGINEAHALGKKFYVVVNIAPHNAKLKTFIRDLKPVIDMGPDALIMSDPGLIMMVREAFPAMDVHLSVQANAVNWATVKFWKQMGLTRVILSRELSLEEIAEIREQVPEMELEIFVHGALCMAYSGRCLLSGYINKRDPNQGTCTNACRWEYKVQEGKEDDIGNIVHVHEPIPVQNLEPTLGVGAPTDKVFMVEEAKRPGEYMTAFEDEHGTYIMNSKDLRAIEHVERLTKMGVHSLKIEGRTKSYYYCARTAQVYRRAIDDAAAGKPFDPTLLQTLEGLAHRGYTEGFLRRHTHDSHQNYEYGHSVSESQQFVGEFTGERRGDLAAVAVKNKFLLGDSLEMMTPQGNITFTLDTLENGKAQPIEVAPGDGHTVWMPVPQEIALDYALLMRNLAGQTTRKPHAN, via the coding sequence ATGTTTAAACCAGAACTCCTTTCCCCGGCGGGAACGCTGAAAAACATGCGTTACGCTTTCGCCTATGGCGCGGATGCCGTCTACGCGGGCCAGCCTCGCTACTCGCTGCGCGTGCGCAATAACGAATTCAACCACGAAAACCTCCAGCTCGGGATCAACGAAGCCCACGCGCTGGGTAAAAAATTCTACGTGGTGGTGAACATTGCCCCGCATAACGCCAAGCTGAAGACCTTTATTCGCGACCTCAAGCCGGTCATTGATATGGGCCCGGATGCGCTGATCATGTCCGATCCAGGCCTCATCATGATGGTGCGCGAGGCGTTCCCGGCAATGGACGTTCACCTTTCGGTGCAGGCTAACGCCGTTAACTGGGCGACCGTGAAGTTCTGGAAACAAATGGGGCTGACGCGCGTGATCCTTTCCCGCGAGCTGTCGCTGGAAGAAATCGCCGAAATCCGCGAGCAGGTTCCTGAAATGGAGCTGGAGATCTTCGTCCACGGCGCGCTGTGCATGGCGTATTCCGGCCGCTGCCTGCTGTCCGGCTACATCAACAAGCGCGACCCTAACCAGGGGACCTGCACCAACGCCTGCCGCTGGGAATATAAAGTTCAGGAAGGCAAAGAGGACGACATCGGCAACATCGTTCACGTGCACGAGCCTATTCCGGTGCAAAACCTCGAGCCTACGCTGGGCGTCGGCGCCCCAACGGACAAAGTGTTTATGGTGGAAGAAGCCAAACGTCCGGGCGAATACATGACCGCCTTTGAAGACGAGCACGGCACCTACATCATGAACTCGAAAGATTTGCGCGCCATCGAGCACGTAGAACGCCTGACCAAAATGGGCGTCCACTCGCTGAAAATCGAAGGCCGTACTAAGTCCTACTACTACTGTGCGCGTACCGCCCAGGTCTATCGCCGTGCGATTGACGACGCCGCAGCGGGCAAACCGTTTGACCCAACGCTGCTGCAAACGCTGGAAGGGCTGGCGCACCGTGGCTATACCGAAGGTTTCCTGCGTCGCCATACTCACGACAGCCACCAGAATTATGAATACGGCCACTCCGTTTCCGAGAGCCAGCAGTTTGTGGGTGAGTTTACCGGCGAGCGTCGGGGTGACCTCGCGGCCGTGGCGGTGAAAAACAAATTCCTGCTGGGCGACAGCCTGGAGATGATGACCCCGCAGGGCAACATCACCTTCACGCTGGACACGCTGGAAAACGGTAAGGCCCAGCCGATAGAGGTTGCTCCGGGCGACGGTCATACCGTATGGATGCCTGTCCCTCAGGAGATAGCGCTGGATTATGCTCTGCTAATGCGCAACCTCGCTGGTCAGACAACCCGTAAACCGCACGCAAACTAG
- the fbaB gene encoding class I fructose-bisphosphate aldolase produces the protein MTDIAQLLGKDADGLLQHRCMTIPADQLYLPGSDYVDRVMVDNNRPPAVLRNMQTLYNTGRLAGTGYLSILPVDQGVEHSAGASFATNPLYFDPKNIVELAIEAGCNCVASTYGVLASVSRRYAHRIPFLVKLNHNETLSYPTTYDQTLYASVEQAFNMGAVAVGATIYFGSPESRRQIEEISAAFERAHELGLVTVLWAYLRNSAFKKDGVDYHVSADLTGQANHLAATIGADIVKQKMAENNGGYKAVNFGYTDEKVYSKLTTDNPIDLVRYQLANCYMGRAGLINSGGAAGGENDLADAVRTAVINKRAGGMGLILGRKAFKKSMVDGVKLINAVQDVYLNEKVTIA, from the coding sequence ATGACTGATATTGCGCAGTTGCTTGGCAAAGATGCCGACGGCTTGTTACAGCATCGTTGTATGACTATTCCGGCAGATCAGCTTTATCTGCCCGGCTCGGACTACGTTGACAGGGTAATGGTCGACAATAACCGCCCGCCTGCGGTGCTGCGAAACATGCAGACGCTTTACAATACCGGGCGTCTGGCCGGTACCGGTTACCTCTCTATTCTTCCCGTGGATCAGGGCGTTGAGCACTCGGCGGGCGCGTCGTTTGCCACGAATCCGCTGTACTTCGATCCCAAAAATATCGTTGAGCTGGCCATCGAGGCGGGCTGTAACTGCGTGGCCTCCACCTATGGCGTACTGGCTTCGGTTTCACGCCGCTATGCCCACCGCATTCCGTTCCTGGTGAAGCTGAACCACAACGAAACGCTGAGCTACCCGACCACCTACGACCAGACGCTGTATGCCAGCGTTGAGCAGGCCTTCAATATGGGTGCTGTGGCGGTTGGCGCGACCATTTATTTTGGCTCACCTGAATCCCGCCGTCAGATTGAAGAGATCTCCGCCGCCTTCGAGCGTGCGCACGAACTCGGTCTGGTGACCGTGCTTTGGGCCTATCTGCGTAACTCTGCCTTCAAAAAGGACGGGGTGGATTACCACGTCAGCGCTGACTTAACCGGCCAGGCGAACCACCTTGCGGCGACTATCGGAGCCGATATCGTGAAGCAGAAAATGGCGGAGAATAACGGCGGCTATAAAGCGGTGAACTTTGGCTATACCGATGAAAAAGTTTACAGCAAGCTGACCACCGATAACCCCATCGACCTGGTGCGCTACCAGCTGGCCAACTGCTATATGGGTCGCGCGGGCCTTATCAACTCCGGCGGTGCTGCAGGCGGTGAAAACGACCTGGCGGATGCGGTGCGTACGGCGGTTATTAACAAACGTGCGGGCGGCATGGGGCTGATTCTGGGGCGTAAGGCGTTCAAGAAATCGATGGTTGACGGCGTGAAGCTGATTAACGCGGTGCAGGATGTTTACCTGAATGAGAAAGTGACCATCGCGTAA
- the baeR gene encoding two-component system response regulator BaeR, producing MTELPIDENTPRILIVEDEPKLGQLLIDYLRAASYAPILLSHGDEVLPFVRHTPPDMILLDLMLPGTDGLTLCKEIRRFSEVPIVMVTAKIEEIDRLLGLEIGADDYICKPYSPREVVARVKTILRRCKRQVAISSGSEQSSLVIDEGRFQAIWRDKLLDLTPAEFRLLKTLSHEPGKVFSREMLLNHLYDDYRVVTDRTIDSHIKNLRRKLEALDADQSFIRAVYGVGYRWEADAGRVI from the coding sequence ATGACCGAGCTACCGATTGACGAAAACACGCCGCGCATTCTGATCGTGGAAGATGAACCAAAGCTTGGGCAATTGCTCATCGACTACCTCCGCGCGGCAAGCTACGCCCCTATCCTGCTGAGCCACGGCGATGAAGTGCTGCCGTTTGTTCGCCATACGCCGCCAGACATGATTCTGCTGGACCTGATGCTGCCGGGCACCGACGGCCTGACGCTGTGTAAAGAGATTCGCCGCTTCTCCGAAGTCCCGATTGTAATGGTAACGGCGAAGATTGAAGAGATAGACCGCCTGCTGGGGCTGGAAATTGGCGCAGACGACTACATTTGTAAACCCTACAGCCCGCGTGAAGTGGTGGCCCGCGTCAAAACCATTTTGCGCCGCTGTAAACGCCAGGTCGCTATATCCTCAGGCTCGGAACAAAGCTCGCTGGTCATTGATGAAGGCCGTTTTCAGGCTATCTGGCGCGATAAGCTGCTGGATCTCACGCCCGCTGAGTTTCGCCTGCTCAAAACCCTTTCTCATGAGCCGGGAAAAGTGTTTTCACGCGAAATGCTGCTGAATCATCTGTATGACGATTACCGCGTGGTCACCGACCGCACCATCGACAGCCATATCAAAAACCTGCGCCGCAAGCTTGAGGCGCTGGATGCCGATCAGTCATTTATTCGCGCCGTTTACGGGGTGGGTTACCGCTGGGAAGCCGACGCGGGGCGGGTGATTTAA
- the baeS gene encoding two-component system sensor histidine kinase BaeS has translation MKLWRSGITGKLFLAIFSTCLLVLAIMHWGVRLSFERGFIDYIKRGNTQRIEMLSDALGEQYALHGNWRFLRHNDRFVFQILRSFERDGDEAHGMPPQGWRTKFWVVDQNSQVLVGPREKLPHDGMRKAINVNGQDVGWVIASPVERLTRNTDINFDRQQRRTSWIIVALSSLLAAAATFLLARGLLAPVKRLVEGTHKLAAGDFTTRVTVGSQDELGRLAQDFNQLASTLEKNHKMRRAYMADISHELRTPLAVLRGELEAIQDGVRQFTPDSVTSLQMEVATLTKLVDDLHQLSMSDEGALAYQKKPLDIITLLEVVAGAFRSRFDSRGLTIRLDLPDSAVIFGDGDRLMQLFNNLLENSLRYTDSGGQLVISGKVVNQQFVMSFDDSGPGVSDEQLGQLFDRFYRAEGSRNRASGGSGLGLSICQNIVTAHGGTLTANHSRFGGVSITVEIPLETETSRTL, from the coding sequence ATGAAACTCTGGCGCTCCGGTATTACCGGTAAGTTATTTTTAGCGATTTTCTCTACCTGCCTGCTGGTGCTGGCCATCATGCATTGGGGCGTGAGGTTAAGCTTTGAACGCGGCTTCATCGACTACATCAAGCGCGGTAATACCCAGCGTATTGAGATGCTGAGTGATGCCCTGGGCGAACAGTATGCGCTGCATGGAAACTGGCGCTTCTTGCGGCACAACGATAGGTTTGTCTTTCAGATTTTACGTTCGTTTGAGCGCGACGGTGATGAAGCACACGGCATGCCGCCCCAGGGTTGGCGCACCAAGTTTTGGGTGGTCGATCAAAACTCTCAGGTACTGGTTGGCCCACGAGAGAAACTCCCCCACGACGGGATGCGCAAAGCGATTAACGTCAACGGCCAGGACGTTGGCTGGGTGATAGCCTCCCCCGTTGAGCGGCTTACGCGCAACACCGATATTAACTTCGATCGCCAGCAGCGGCGCACCAGCTGGATAATCGTCGCGCTGTCCAGCCTGCTTGCCGCAGCGGCAACGTTCCTGCTCGCCCGAGGCCTGCTGGCGCCGGTAAAACGCCTGGTTGAGGGCACGCACAAGCTTGCCGCCGGTGACTTTACTACCCGGGTTACGGTCGGCAGTCAGGACGAGCTGGGGCGGCTGGCACAGGACTTTAACCAGCTCGCCAGCACGCTGGAAAAGAACCATAAAATGCGCCGGGCCTATATGGCGGATATTTCCCACGAGCTGCGAACGCCGCTGGCCGTCCTGCGCGGCGAGCTGGAGGCGATTCAGGACGGCGTGCGACAGTTTACGCCGGACTCCGTGACCTCGCTGCAAATGGAGGTTGCCACCCTGACCAAGCTGGTCGACGACCTGCACCAGCTTTCCATGTCGGACGAAGGCGCGCTGGCCTACCAGAAGAAACCGCTGGATATTATTACGCTGCTGGAGGTCGTTGCCGGAGCATTCCGATCCCGTTTTGATTCGCGCGGGCTGACAATACGCCTCGATTTACCCGACTCGGCCGTGATTTTTGGTGACGGCGACCGCCTGATGCAGCTATTCAACAACCTGCTGGAAAACAGCCTGCGCTACACCGACAGCGGCGGACAGCTGGTCATCAGCGGCAAAGTCGTGAATCAGCAGTTTGTGATGAGCTTTGACGACAGCGGGCCCGGCGTCTCGGACGAGCAGCTAGGCCAGTTGTTTGACAGATTCTACCGCGCCGAAGGCTCCCGCAACCGCGCCAGCGGCGGCTCCGGCCTCGGCCTGTCTATCTGCCAGAATATCGTGACCGCCCACGGCGGAACGCTCACCGCCAATCATTCGCGCTTTGGCGGCGTTAGCATTACAGTTGAAATTCCTCTGGAAACAGAAACGTCGAGGACACTATGA
- the yegS gene encoding lipid kinase YegS: METSPLSFLILNGKGAGHPLLREAVHTLREEGYTLHIRVTWEKGDAERYIKEALSLGVDTVVAGGGDGTINEIATCLVKLAPASRPALGILPLGTANDFATSAGIPEDFEKALRLALFGKAANIDLVQVNEDAYFINMATGGFGTRITTETPEKLKAALGGVSYFIHGLMRMDMLKPDRCDIRGEGFSWQGDALVIGIGNGRQAGGGQQLCPEALINDGLLELRIFTGEDLLPALLTTLTRPDENPNIIEGKSAWFEISAPHDITFNLDGEPLSGRHFRIEIHPNALACRLPPNCPLLG, translated from the coding sequence ATGGAGACATCCCCGCTTTCATTTTTGATACTTAACGGCAAGGGTGCCGGTCATCCGCTGCTGCGTGAAGCCGTGCATACCCTGCGTGAGGAAGGTTACACGCTGCATATCCGCGTGACCTGGGAAAAAGGAGACGCGGAACGCTACATCAAGGAAGCCCTGAGCCTTGGCGTGGACACCGTAGTTGCCGGAGGTGGAGACGGCACGATCAATGAGATTGCCACCTGCCTGGTAAAACTTGCCCCCGCCAGCCGCCCGGCGTTGGGTATTTTGCCCTTAGGCACGGCCAACGACTTTGCCACCAGCGCGGGTATTCCGGAAGATTTTGAAAAAGCGCTGCGCCTGGCGCTGTTCGGCAAAGCCGCCAACATCGACCTGGTGCAGGTAAACGAAGATGCCTACTTCATCAACATGGCGACCGGTGGATTTGGCACACGCATCACCACCGAGACGCCGGAAAAACTCAAAGCCGCACTCGGCGGCGTCTCTTATTTTATTCATGGGCTGATGCGCATGGACATGCTGAAGCCGGACCGCTGCGATATTCGTGGGGAAGGTTTTAGCTGGCAGGGTGATGCGCTGGTGATAGGCATCGGCAACGGCCGCCAGGCCGGCGGCGGGCAGCAGCTTTGCCCGGAAGCCCTGATTAACGACGGGCTGCTCGAGCTAAGGATTTTTACCGGTGAAGACCTGCTTCCCGCGCTGTTAACTACGCTGACGCGCCCGGATGAAAACCCTAACATCATTGAAGGGAAATCGGCCTGGTTCGAGATTTCCGCCCCGCACGATATTACTTTTAATCTGGACGGAGAACCGCTGAGCGGCCGGCATTTCCGGATTGAAATCCACCCTAATGCGCTGGCCTGTCGTTTGCCGCCTAATTGCCCGCTGCTGGGGTAG